In Arthrobacter sp. UKPF54-2, the following are encoded in one genomic region:
- a CDS encoding IclR family transcriptional regulator, translating into MSAAITPPDAAASAAPKPAAKSARAASKVPAAENTLRILKLLASKRGPMAASNIATSLGLPRSSVYHLLGVMEANGFVLHLHEEQRYGLGISAFELSSAYSRQEPLSRLGRPMLATLVDVIGESAHLAVLHGRDVLYIVEERAKNRPSLVTDVGVRLPSHLTASGRAILAALPKSQVRALYPNAAAFSARHETESPITKYSTLSSHLDQVRQRGYATEHGEVTPGFGSIAAAVTDHTGWPTAAVAVTFLEDKLPAEQWPVLAARVKKAADDLSARIHGRPSPTSPQ; encoded by the coding sequence ATGTCAGCCGCCATCACCCCGCCAGACGCGGCCGCCAGTGCCGCGCCGAAGCCCGCCGCCAAATCCGCCAGGGCCGCGTCCAAGGTGCCGGCGGCCGAGAACACGCTGCGCATCCTGAAGCTGCTGGCCTCCAAACGCGGGCCGATGGCGGCGTCGAACATTGCCACCTCCCTGGGCCTGCCGCGCTCCAGCGTCTACCACCTGCTGGGGGTGATGGAGGCGAACGGCTTTGTGCTGCACCTGCACGAGGAACAGCGCTACGGCCTCGGCATCAGCGCCTTCGAACTCAGCAGCGCCTATTCCCGCCAGGAGCCGCTCTCCCGGCTGGGCCGGCCCATGCTGGCGACGCTCGTGGACGTGATCGGCGAGAGCGCCCACCTGGCCGTGCTGCATGGCCGGGACGTGCTCTACATTGTCGAGGAGCGGGCCAAGAACCGGCCCTCGCTGGTGACCGACGTCGGCGTCCGGCTGCCCAGCCACCTCACCGCCAGCGGGCGCGCGATCCTGGCGGCGCTGCCGAAGTCCCAGGTGAGGGCGCTGTACCCGAACGCCGCCGCGTTCAGTGCGCGGCATGAGACGGAATCGCCCATCACCAAGTACTCCACGCTTTCCTCGCACCTGGACCAGGTCCGGCAGCGCGGCTACGCCACCGAACACGGCGAGGTGACGCCGGGCTTCGGCTCGATCGCCGCCGCCGTGACGGACCACACCGGCTGGCCCACCGCCGCCGTCGCCGTGACCTTCCTCGAGGACAAACTGCCCGCCGAGCAGTGGCCGGTCCTGGCCGCGCGGGTCAAAAAGGCCGCGGATGACCTCTCGGCACGGATCCACGGCCGCCCCAGCCCAACCAGCCCGCAGTAG
- a CDS encoding iron-sulfur cluster assembly accessory protein, with the protein MSETILPPFAVTAAAIRQLEVLGGSARIDVEDGGCCGRTYVFTQDPQGEGDARYGCPGAELFVSATAGAVLAGATLDYSDRIKPPRFRVIRNPNTPERCPCNRSFGRAWPGKGQPGCRSRCSMPWDISPHR; encoded by the coding sequence GTGAGCGAGACGATCCTGCCGCCATTTGCCGTAACGGCCGCGGCCATCCGCCAGTTGGAGGTCCTCGGTGGCAGCGCGCGCATCGACGTCGAGGACGGCGGCTGCTGCGGGCGGACCTACGTCTTTACTCAGGACCCGCAGGGCGAGGGCGACGCCCGCTACGGCTGCCCCGGCGCCGAACTCTTTGTCAGCGCCACAGCCGGCGCAGTTCTCGCCGGGGCGACGCTTGACTACAGTGACCGCATCAAGCCGCCGCGCTTCCGGGTGATCCGCAATCCGAACACGCCGGAGCGCTGTCCGTGCAACCGCTCTTTCGGCCGCGCCTGGCCCGGCAAGGGCCAACCCGGGTGCCGTTCGCGGTGCTCCATGCCGTGGGACATTTCGCCGCACCGCTAA
- a CDS encoding LysE family translocator, translated as MVPLSNMLAFALASAVLIAVPGPSVLFVIGRTLALGRRGGLLSVLGNALGELLQIAAVALGVGVVLAQSVALFSVVKFAGAAYLIYLGVQAIRHRGGTTAARGPARSASARRVLREGFIVGATNPKSVVFFVAVLPQFVDYHAGAIPLQLATLGAVFLMIALVSDSAWALAAGTARQWFARSPRRISALGTTGGIMMIGLGGTLALVGQAGELPAGK; from the coding sequence ATGGTTCCGCTGAGTAACATGCTGGCGTTTGCACTGGCTTCGGCCGTGCTGATTGCCGTCCCCGGACCCAGTGTGCTGTTTGTGATCGGCCGGACCCTCGCCCTGGGCCGCAGGGGCGGGCTGCTGAGTGTGCTGGGGAATGCGCTGGGAGAACTGCTGCAGATCGCGGCGGTGGCCCTGGGGGTGGGCGTCGTCCTGGCCCAGTCGGTAGCGCTCTTCAGCGTGGTGAAGTTCGCCGGGGCCGCCTACTTGATCTACCTCGGCGTCCAGGCGATCCGGCACCGCGGCGGAACGACGGCAGCCCGGGGTCCGGCACGGTCCGCTTCCGCCCGGCGGGTGCTGCGGGAGGGCTTCATTGTGGGGGCAACAAACCCCAAGTCGGTCGTCTTTTTTGTTGCCGTGCTGCCTCAGTTCGTCGACTATCACGCCGGAGCGATCCCGCTCCAGCTCGCCACCCTCGGCGCGGTGTTCCTGATGATCGCCCTGGTCTCGGACAGTGCCTGGGCGCTGGCCGCCGGGACCGCCCGGCAGTGGTTTGCCCGGTCACCGCGGCGGATCTCCGCCCTAGGCACCACCGGCGGGATCATGATGATCGGCCTGGGCGGCACCCTGGCCCTCGTCGGGCAGGCCGGGGAGCTACCCGCGGGTAAGTAG
- a CDS encoding 3-hydroxybutyrate dehydrogenase, which yields MENTLNGRKALVTGGAGGIGAASVRALAARGAKVVVADVDEAAATALADEVGGTAWAVNLLDVETLQTLSLDCDILVNNAGIQRISPIEDFDPADFRRIITLMLEAPFLLVRAALPHMYANGFGRIINLSSVHGLRASPFKSAYVAAKHGLEGLSKVTALEGGAHGVTSNCINPGYVRTPLVESQIADQAKVHGIPESEVLTKIMLTEAAVKRLVEPEEVASLVAWLASDDAGMVTGASYTMDGGWSAR from the coding sequence ATGGAAAATACGCTCAATGGCCGCAAGGCACTGGTCACCGGCGGCGCGGGCGGGATCGGCGCAGCCAGCGTCCGTGCCCTCGCTGCCAGGGGTGCGAAGGTGGTGGTCGCGGATGTTGATGAGGCCGCCGCGACCGCCCTCGCCGACGAGGTCGGGGGAACCGCCTGGGCGGTGAACCTGCTCGACGTCGAAACGCTGCAGACGCTCAGCCTGGATTGCGACATCCTGGTCAACAACGCCGGGATCCAGCGCATCAGCCCGATCGAGGACTTCGATCCGGCCGACTTCCGCCGCATCATCACCCTGATGCTGGAGGCGCCGTTCCTGCTGGTCCGGGCCGCTCTGCCGCACATGTACGCGAACGGGTTCGGCCGGATCATCAACCTGTCCTCGGTCCACGGGCTGCGGGCTTCGCCGTTCAAGAGCGCCTATGTCGCTGCCAAGCACGGCCTGGAAGGGCTGAGCAAGGTGACGGCGCTGGAGGGCGGCGCGCACGGTGTCACGTCCAACTGCATCAACCCGGGCTATGTCCGGACGCCGCTGGTGGAATCCCAGATCGCGGACCAGGCCAAGGTGCACGGCATCCCCGAGTCCGAGGTGCTGACCAAGATCATGCTCACCGAGGCTGCCGTCAAGCGCCTGGTCGAGCCCGAGGAGGTGGCTTCGCTGGTGGCGTGGCTGGCCTCGGACGACGCCGGCATGGTCACGGGTGCCAGCTACACCATGGACGGCGGCTGGTCCGCCCGGTAG